The genomic interval AAATTCCTGCAGTCTTGCCCTGAGAAATCAAACCGTAAATTTTGCTTTGATTAAAATCATCAAATTTTACCCAAAATTTATTGTAATCGCTGATATTTGCATAAGTTAATGTTTTTATGAGTTTAACTTTCGGTTCGTAGATGGATGAATTTTTATCAATTAAAATTTGATTTAACTCATTTGCAAAAGTGGAAAGTAAAACGGCTGATTTTTGAAGTTCTTTATTTTGTTCTCCAAGTCTTTTAATCTCTTCTATTTGATTAAAATGCATATTAAACTTATCTTGAACAAAATTTACACTTTTATAATATGAACTTATAATCCTGCCGGTTATTTCCACAACCTTTCCCCTAAAAATTGAACCGAAAACAATAGAAATGACTAATAATATTGCAATTATTAAAAGTCGTTTTCTAATCATTTGTAAGTTGTCTTATATAAGAAATCTCTTCCAAAGCTTTGCCTGTGCCTTTTGCAACCGCTAAAAGCGG from Campylobacter hominis ATCC BAA-381 carries:
- the mreC gene encoding rod shape-determining protein MreC, whose product is MIRKRLLIIAILLVISIVFGSIFRGKVVEITGRIISSYYKSVNFVQDKFNMHFNQIEEIKRLGEQNKELQKSAVLLSTFANELNQILIDKNSSIYEPKVKLIKTLTYANISDYNKFWVKFDDFNQSKIYGLISQGKTAGILTAKDGKPLAILQNDKSASFSVLIGESRIPGIAIGNENGLIIKFIPQWLNPKVGDEVVTSGLDGIFFAGVEVGKVYEIIDENLYKSAVIKPYFDQNIPAFLYVITKER